The proteins below come from a single Amphiura filiformis chromosome 15, Afil_fr2py, whole genome shotgun sequence genomic window:
- the LOC140171497 gene encoding arylsulfatase B-like, with the protein MNLLIALAILTSLFHYAASHVQGDHSEPKPNILLVVADSLGYNDIGYNAQKYDSAMRTPHLDRLASAEVTLANYYVQPSSTPSRSQLMTGRYQIHTGLQHHAIEPARPICIPDDETTLAQKMQTAGYATHMIGKWHLGFYKEECLPTHKGFDSFLGFYLGTEDYYHHNRTWTETSGKGFTAAGYDFHKDTPKSSSPAGEYDGQYSTYVFTKETQNILKQHKSTDKPMFLYLAFQAAHQPLAVDREYERQFKKLKGHKRRRTMAGVIKCMDEAIGNITSTLRETNLINNTVIIFTTDGGANTVVGNNWPLRGTRQTLWEGAVHGVGFVNSRLLPTEVQGTTSNAFIHVSDWFPTIVKSLAGGDLSGGKPLDGYDVWDAITKGTASPRTELLHNIDPLHSTPSQEISSEFNTSIQAALRKGDWKIITGNPAKENIEPNDSAWIPPVESNLQPIMPKDPKGKDTWLFNITADPNEKTDLSDKNPDVVKEMLGYLQDYYQTMVDPIWPDPDPNCDPEKRKGVWGPWK; encoded by the exons ATGAATCTGCTCATAGCCTTAGCAATTTTGACGTCATTGTTTCATTATGCCGCATCACATGTACAAGGAGATCACTCTGAACCCAAACCGAATATACTGCTCGTGGTGGCCGACTCCCTAGGTTACAATGACATTGGATATAATGCCCAAAAATATGATTCTGCCATGAGAACACCGCATCTGGATAGATTGGCATCAGCGGAGGTCACTTTGGCTAACTATTATGTCCAGCCTTCGTCAACCCCATCTAGGAGCCAACTGATGACTGGACGCTATCAg ATTCACACAGGTCTACAGCACCATGCTATCGAGCCTGCGCGGCCTATATGCATCCCAGATGATGAAACCACTCTAGCACAAAAGATGCAAACTGCAGGTTACGCGACCCACATGATAGGCAAATGGCATTTAGGGTTCTATAAAGAGGAATGCCTACCTACACACAAGGGTTTTGACTCATTCCTGG GTTTTTATCTAGGTACTGAAGATTACTACCATCATAACAGAACTTGGACAGAGACAAGCGGTAAAGGTTTTACTGCGGCTGGCTATGACTTCCATAAAGACACTCCAAAAAGCTCCAGCCCAGCTGGGGAATATGACGGACAATATTCTACCTATGTTTTTACCAAGGAAACACAAAATATTCTCAAACAACATAAATCGACGGACAAG CCCATGTTTTTGTACCTGGCATTCCAAGCAGCTCACCAACCATTAGCTGTAGATCGAGAGTATGAGCGGCAGTTTAAGAAACTGAAAGGTCACAAGAGACGACGAACCATGGCGGGTGTTATTAAGTGCATGGATGAAGCCATTGGTAACATTACGTCTACGCTACGAGAAACTAATCTCATCAATAACACTGTTATTATATTCACTACTG ATGGTGGTGCCAATACAGTCGTAGGTAATAACTGGCCGTTACGTGGAACAAGGCAAACACTATGGGAAGGTGCCGTACATGGAGTTGGCTTTGTCAACAGCCGTCTATTACCAACGGAAGTACAAGGAACCACCAGTAATGCATTCATTCATGTTAGTGATTGGTTCCCTACGATTGTGAAGAGTTTAGCAGGAGGAGATCTAAGTGGCGGTAAACCACTCGACGGATACGACGTATGGGACGCTATAAC CAAAGGTACCGCATCTCCACGGACAGAGCTTTTGCATAACATAGATCCTTTACACAGCACACCATCACAAGAAATAAGCTCAGAATTTAACACATCCATTCAAGCAGCATTACGAAAAGGAGATTGGAAAATCATTACAGGCAATCCGG cTAAAGAAAATATCGAGCCGAATGACAGCGCATGGATTCCGCCCGTAGAATCTAATCTTCAACCTATCATGCCAAAAGATCCCAAAGGGAAAGACACGTggttattcaacatcacagcagacCCGAACGAAAAGACTGACCTCTCTGACAAGAATCCAGATGTCGTGAAAGAGATGCTGGGATATCTTCAGGATTACTATCAGACGATGGTTGATCCGATTTGGCCAGATCCGGATCCAAATTGTGATCCGGAGAAACGTAAAGGTGTCTGGGGTCCCTGGAAGTAG